Proteins from a genomic interval of Papaver somniferum cultivar HN1 chromosome 4, ASM357369v1, whole genome shotgun sequence:
- the LOC113276412 gene encoding RING-H2 finger protein ATL48-like: MEKMGTAESELDELFGQKKRVKNPLVPMGALMTAGVLTAGLVSFRQGNSNLGQKLMRARVVAQGATVALMVGTAYYYGETFTRKDT; the protein is encoded by the exons ATGGAGAAAATGGGTACAGCGGAATCAGAACTAGATGAATTGTTTGGACAGAAGAAACGTGTGAAGAACCCTCTTGTTCCAATGG GTGCGCTTATGACTGCGGGGGTGCTTACCGCTGGATTAGTTAGTTTCAGGCAAGGGAATTCTAACTTGGGCCAGAAGCTAATGCGAGCTCGTGTAGTTGCTCAGGGTGCTACAGTTGCACTTATGGTTGGCACTGCTTACTACTATGGCGAAACTTTCACCCGTAAAGACACTTAG